The Leishmania infantum JPCM5 genome chromosome 28 sequence GCGCcggcagaggaagggggagttggaggagctgcagcgccagcgcgagaaggaggagaagcagcgcatcgagATGGTGCGCAAGCAGCGTGAGGAGGCCCAGAGGAAGAAGGAGAAACTGAAGGAGAGGGACAGCAAGGAAGCGGAGGAGATCAAGCGCCAGCGGAAGGAAgagcaggcggagctgcagaagtGGCGGGAaaaggagcaggaggcgcagcgcaagaaGATCGAGGAGCTTCGCACGAAAGGCAAGAAGGACTCGAAAAAGGAGCAGATTCTaaaggaaaaaaggaggactgctgctgcggagcgagagcgcctggaggagcagcgcaggaagcagaaggaagaggaggagaaggagctaGAGGCGAAGCGCAAAAGGGTGATGGAGCAGCTAGAGAAGAACTACGACATCGTTGACGAGGAGGAGTacgagcgagagcgggagaAGGCAAGACAGATGAGGGAAGAGCAGGAAAAGGCAACTGCCGTGGCCCTCGGACTTGCGTAGACGACATTGAACGAACCAAACTCCGTCatacgcgcgtgcgcggcaggagggaaggggtgaTCTGCTCCTCCCCGTGCGTGCTGGGGACTTTTCCCAGGGCTGCTCAgcactttctctctctgcgttatccgttgcacacacacacacatatatatatatatacacagACATATAAGCACACACAATTACACATTCCgttctgctttttttttttcgtcctttttcttcctttgcCCACTTCGCCACTACTGCCTTTGcatctctgtgcgcgcgtgtttgtgcTTGATGTCAGCATtgcaccctcctccccctccttctctggCCATTGCACGAAGCCATGTAGACTCTGTAGATGTGCCTAATGGTGGCGATGATATTGTGTGACCTTgtccttccttttcctttttttttctccttgcTTCCTCCGCTATGCTCGCCTTGTTTTTCCCTTTTAGCGTGatgaggcgtgtgtgtgtgtgtgagcgtgcCTCTCTTGGCACCGGGGCATTGCTCTTTTTTCGTCATTAACGGCATCGCCTAGCGTTGGCTGCCTTGCACGCCATcttcccttttccctcttccccaacctgctctctttcccttcttcTGTATTGCCGTGAATACGCTTTCGGCTTCATGGATGACCTCTTTTTCATGACTTGTACGCTAGCTGATGGGTGACTGTGTCCTCTTCCGCGCATGCCGGCGGACTCTCGATCTGTGGTGACGGTACCCTCTAGCGTGTGCTGTAGGTCGTATTTGTGGCCGGTTGCTGCTTTTTCatgggtgagggaggggtcTTTTCACGGTGCGGCGCTGTGTGTTCTCATTGTAGCTGAGTGATGTCTGTGATGTGAtgctgcgtctctctctatctctgtacttgtgtgtgtgtgtgtggacgGCTAGGCGGATCCCGATAGAAAGTGTGTGCTGTCGCTCTcgttgtgcgtgtctctgtaCATGTATTCCTTGGGCCTCTTTCTTTCACCCATTCCCCCTCTGTGTTTGGTGTTCCACACCtggtctctctcccttctctcgtcTTTAGTCGTCCTGTGCGTTGCCTCAGGACATTGCCTTTattttccgtttttttttgctgtaGCAAGCTCTtgtctttccctctctcgctcgccctcctcctctgtctttCCTACGCTGGCTGtatctttctcttctctgtgaccttgtctgtctctcccaccacacatacacattCCCGAATACGCGTGAGTGCGCTATCGAGATGCactctctttgtttttttttttttgcttcgtggcttctctttctctctccctgctcttcccttctccacCCTCTCTTGCTTTCATGCAGGCCATATGTGTGCGTCGAAGCTACgagggagaaaagggagCCATGGATTCTGCAGGAGTTCCAttgggggtgggggttggggggcggggagggctTTGCATGtggcctgtgcgcgtgtacgtacatatgtatgtatgcgtatctcttcctctcttccagATATCATCAAGCGAATCGAGCGTGCGCCGTATCTTCTTctcgtctctcttctttGTATCCATGCACGTCTTCGAGCTCCGTCTTCGTGTGTTCAGTGTGATCTTGGTctctttctttgtttttgtgtCTCTCCATGCTCGAGGATactcgtgtgtgtgggggtgcgCCTGCCTCCCCCCAGCCACACGCCCTTTTTCTctgagagagggggagagagattTGCTCGCCCCCTCACCCAATTGCCTTGTgcttatatatatatcttcACCTGTTCGGTTTCGGTTCTCTTCTCAGGCCAGCCACCGTCTCTACCCTGCCCCTGTTTAACAAtccgtcatcgtcgtcgcttCCTCCAGAAAACGGAGAACCAAcccctttccctttttgATCCAATGAACCAAGCACATGGAGCGAGAGGgcaccaaaaagaaaacaacgtAGACTAACCATACAGCACAGACCCCAGAGTCAGAGGCGAGGAGGGAAACCTGGCAGATGCTACGGCTTTGTgtccgcacacgcacagagacacaggCGCAAGTGCTTCTTCTCGCCGTCtgcgtctcttcctctctccctctcccttcttgGAGGACtgaaaagggagagggggagggggtaggtgGATTGCATGCTTAAGCCGCACCGGTTCAAAACTCTGTAATCTGTCTCCTCTGTGGACTCTCTAGCGCTGCTATGCGTTGGCGCATGTGTGAAAGGGTAGAGAcgggacgaggaggagttGGAGAGATGGCCAAGGCTGCTAGGGCGATGCACATCATGTATGTTtccctccatctctcccccctccgcttACCCCACTGGTCATGCCCCTCTGGTTGTCCTTACcgcttcttttcgttttcctcaCGCTGACTGCTCCTTTCTGGCGTGCTCTTTGCACTTCAGAGAACACGTGCTCGTAGAGGAGAGCACGAGCGGGCAAGAGAGGCTCAGCCTCCTTTACACAAACACAACCACAACCCCCCCACCATCTTGTCGTTTTTCGGTTACCGTCTTCTCACCCACAACTACGTTAATCGCCACCACAGCACCTCACCGCTGGCGAAGAGTGCTCTGTTTCGTTTTGTTTGTCTTTTTCGCCGGGTCGTCACACCTCTCCTCGAATCCACTGGATTCAGGAAggtggcagcggaggtgtTACGTCCTTCGTGCGACGCTGTCGGGAGAGCGCATTCGCAAAACGCGCGAAGCAGCGAAGAACGTACGCGCCTCTTCCCGTCGAGGACTTCGCAAGCGTGCTGGTGTAGAGAAGCTTCGGTTGCCCATGGAATTCAAAAGACATCATCATGAGCACGGTATGGTACCTCATATTTGTATGCGggacgctgcagcgtggcgaGAACAACTACCCGTACTGGCTGGCCGATGAGGCTGAGGCCGTCTTCGTGGCCCGTGCTCGCACCGTTAGTCGTTACCCCTTCTTCGTGAACCTTCTCCCTGACCACCCCTGGTGCTTGCCATGTGTGCTGGACTTCCCTGACTGTAACGTGCCGGGATGTGCACAGGTCGAGGGTGAAGTCTTTTCCGTCTCGGCGAAGATGAAGGCGTGGCTTGATGTACTGGAGGACATCTCCGGCGGGACGCATGTGTCTGTGCCCAcggtggtggaggtgtgCGAGGCTCCAAGCGCGTCATTTCGGGCCCGCGGCGGAACCACCGCGGCGTCCCTCAAGTGGCCGGCGGCAGTGGACGGAGAGGCGGTGACCGTGGTGGCTGCCTTGTACTTCCGCGCGAAGGGGTACCCGGACGACTGGTCATCACCGACcccccgcagcagctcccgTCTCATTTCCAAGTTCTCAGCTGCCAGCATGTTGCGCCTCTATGGCGACCGCTTCAACGGGGGCGTGCCGGCGCATCTCATGGCGGACGGGAACTATGCCAAGGCAAGGGCCATGCAGACGGAGCTGAATGCGCTCCCTGAGGCGCACTGGCCGCCCTCTACCATTGCCtaccacgctgccgccgccaaggcCCGTGTGGCTCAGCCAGATGAGGAGCACACGGgtgccacgccgccgcccatTCCGTGCTACGGTGCCCCACTCTTTCCCAAACCGATGATTCTCTTCATCATCGACGGTATCGGCGACAATACGTACTGCGAGCTGGGCGGGCGCACAccgctggaggtggtggcgggcgTGCCGGCTGTGTCGCAGTGtgcgccttctcctgccACCGAGCCTCCTACAGCACAATCGTTGAGTGTGATGGAGGGGGTGCTCGCAGACAGTGCCAATGCTGCGTTGCGCGAGACGCTCAACGAGTATGTTACCCCTGGCATTAATGTTGTGAGCCGGCACGGCGTTAGCGGCCTCATGGATCCCTACATGGCTGGCAAGAGTTGCGGCAGTGACACAGCCCACCTCAGCATATTCGGGTACCCCCCTACCATGTACTACCGTGGCCGTGGCGCCTACGAGGCACTGGGGGCTGGgctggagctggaggaggaagacgtCGCTTTCAAGTGCAACTTCTCTACTTTCGCAGACCGAACGGAGGAGTTGTGTGGCGACGAAGACCCCGCGATGGAGGCGACGGCCTTGTCGTCGACATCTTCGGCAGGCCAGTATGTCACCCACCGCCGGTGTGACCGCGACTTCACGGTCGAGGGCCCGGTGCTCTGCAACGACCTCAACGGCACGACGGTGGCTGCTGATCTGCATGGCATCCCGTTCGACTACCCCCACGTAATCAAGATGCAGTACGCTACGGAGCACCGCTGTGGGGTAGCGCTAAGCGGGGCACGGCGAGTCATGCGCGCGGACGGGTCGACGGAGTTGCTCGGCATGTTGTCGGACAAGATCACCGGTACAGATCCACTCATGGACGGGCGACTGCTTCTGCACTGCAAGCCGACGGTGGGAAAGGGTCATCCCGAGTACCCCGCCGCCGTCTACACGTGCCGGCTTGTGGAGGCTGCCTCAGCTGCCTTGACGCGCAGACTCAAGGCGCACCCGGTGAACGAAGCTAGGCGCCAACACaaccgcgccgtcgctgcgagACTCGCGAATGGATCAGGTGGGGGCGGATCAGAGACCATGGCGCGTAAGAACTTGGCCAATCTCCTCCTGttccgcggcgctgccaagAAGGGGTGGGTGCCGACGTTCGCGGTGCGCCACGGCCTTCACGGGCTGATCCTAGCGCCGACCTGCATTATCAAAGGCCTGGGCATCTGCTGCGGGCTGCGCGGTGAGGTGTGCCGCGCATGCGACCCTACCGGGCAACAGTCTCTCCGTGGCGCCACAGGTGATTATCACTCGAATCTCATGGTCAAGGTGAGGGCCGTGCTGCACGCGCTTCGAATCCAGTGCCCGCCATCCCACGAGGCCGCGGTGACTGCTGCCGTGCAGTCGAAGGCTACGACAGCGCTACAGGCGGGACGCATAATCGATCCGCACTACAACTTTGTGGTGGTGCACGTCAAGGGCGTCGACAACGCCGGGCACGACAAGAGCCTGCAGCTCAAGCTGGAGATGCTTCGGCGGTCTGGGCTGGCAATGGAGGCGCTGTGGAGGGAGCTGCCTGCGGGGGCTACCATGGCCGTCATCGCGGATCATTCCACTCCGCTGGGAATCGGTGACCACTGCTGCGAGCCGGTGCCGGTTTCGGTGGCAGTGAAGCGGACGACCTCTGAGGGTGCGCTGTCCGCGTGCCCGACCGACGGTGTCGAGTACTACAGCGAGGTGAAGGCCGCGTCCGGCGGTTTGGGGCGTTTCCGCGGCGAAGAGCTGATCCCTCTCATGAAGCGAGTGCACCATCACTATCACTACGTCTGACGCACCACGGAGCGACATAGAGAGGAGTGAATGTGTGGAACGCCGCGCATGGCtgatcggcagcggcgaacAGGGTAATTTCGTCTCTCTTCgagcgtctctctctttctgtgtgtgtgtgtgtgtgtatgagcGGCGTCTGTTTTTCGCTCTTTCGTTATCTGCTGCTTGGTGAGCGCTGTTGCGGTGCCTGCgaggtgtgtgggtgtggccaagggtggctgctgctgtggtgctgcATCATCTCTACTACGCTCATCActcgtgagtgtgtgtgtgtgtgaatcAGTGCATGCACAATCGACTAGACAAGCACGTgaagcatacacacacacacacacaaagacacgCTCACTCACGCTAATGACAGCCGGTTGCACTGGACAAAACTGCGGGGCCGCACGCCATGTCTCGTTaccctctccttttcctcatccctccgccctctgcACTGTCTTTGTGGTGGCTGGAGGTGCGGTGCAGTGCGAGTGTGGACTGCGATCTGATCGAGGATGAGGTTGTGGGGGATGGAGACGAATTAGGTCTTCCTTCTCGCTTGTGCgtctcttcttttttgctCTTCGCTTTCTAACCCCCCAACCGCTTCTGCTCCCCTCATCTCTCTTCTGCTCTGTTCGGTGCCACAAACACGAACACAACACACACTCATAAACGCcttgtcgctgtcgtcgactTGCCCGTGCCTCTTCTATTCATGCGCACATTCGCACTTTTCCCTTTGGCGCCTCAATGTGCGCGCATCATCGACGATGAACGTCAACAGTCTTCGTTTCGCAAGCAGCCGTCGCCCAAGGCGAAGCTTGCCATTACCATTTCGTGGGCCCACAaccccctccgccccccaGCCATCTCTGTACTCTCTTGTGCTACCTTCACTCATTCTTTCTATTATTGCTTCgccctctctgctgctgctgacgtcACGCTAAACGACGACACCAATCATAGGCACACGCGGATACACGCCAAGCGTACTCACCATCGTGCTGTAGCCTTCCATAAACAGGAGTCGTGTGTCTTTCTGTGTGCTTCGGGGATCATTGCGCGGTGTTGCTGCGCattctcctccctcctcctcctcctcctgccacACTCGCTCATTCCCTCGCACACCTTTTTCCCCTGTCGCTCTGCTTGCCACGCGACTCCATTTTTTTGTATTTTTAAGATATACGCATATCTTCGAACTTCTCTGTGGCCGTGCTGACATCGCTTCTCTTGCGTGCTCCGTCCCcatcctccctctttcctctttcCGGTCTACACCTATTGGGCAATCACAGTCATCTTCGGCTTCGCTAGCTGTTTGCGGTGCACCGGAGAGTCTGACTTTCTTCACGCGGACTTGCCCCCGCCTGCGGCAACGTCGTCGACGCATTCGCCCTTCCCTCCGGTCTTGTTTCTTCAAAGGTGGCGTCGCGTACCAGCACTCCTCTTCGTCCGCACGACGCCCGCACTGCCAGTGCGGACACCCACCTGCCTCATCACATCGCCAATGTAAACACGTTAGCCGGTCAGCCATACAGAAaggctgcgccgtcgcttGCACCGGTGCAACTTGCTCCGCCGTTGTCGGCTCCTACCCTGCATGATGGCGCATTGGCAGGACAGGTCCTGAGTGCAGCCGAGGGCAGGAAAGCACTTGACGGCATCGTCCGCAGCGGCTCTCATGCCCAACCTCCACAACCCGCTTCGCCTTCCTCCGCTTGCATGATCTCGAAGGGCGGCAACAGCGGTTTAggtagcggcagcggggtgAAGCCGCGCTTGGTGGCAAAGGTGTCGGGTGTGCAGCGGGCAACTGCGTTCCTCAGCGCCATCGACCCGACAGAGCTGCATCCCCACCCTctgcgcggtgccgctcgaTCCATCACcaaggacggcagcggcggcagctccagctccaATCCCGACAGCCTTGGCGGCAGTTTCAACAACGCcgagacggaggaggaaagaGCAGTGCTGGATGGAATGTCGCGTGCGCTGGGCACCGGTGCCGATGGGTGCGATACTCTGCGCAATTTCACGATACGCGTTCCGAGCTCCAGTGCTTTTGAAGCGCCCGCTAACACGCACGTCGGCGGCCTTGCTAGCGCCGCCACACAAAGTACGTCTGCACCAGCGGTCGCTAACAccacaagcagcagcgatccCGACGCCATAGTGGCTACAGATGCCGTTGCCTCCGATCACCCTCATTTCTCTAGCACAATCCCTCGTGTGCCAGTCGGCAAGGCTGTCTCTCAGCTCACGCCGCAGCAGTTccagcaccgacgccgccaacCCTTCGCCGCCGACTTTTCTCTTCGATACCGGCGGCAGGAGAACTTCCTCAAGTCGCTCGGCACTAGCATGAAGCCTACCAAGCGGCATCGTCGtcacaacagcagcagcagcagcagctcctcttcctccagccgcagccgcagtgaGATTCAGCGCAGTGCGGCCTCGCCGATGAACACCAGTGGCGCTACTGCGGCCGGCGGCCTTGGCACGGGTGCTAGTGGCGCTCGGCAGGATGCCGGGGCATCCGCTGCGAACGGTGGCCTCACCACCGCTGGTGGTGACATTTCCGGCACCACGTTAAACGGTGGTGTCACCGGCGCTGGCGGGGAGTCGAatctgctgccgtcgcaggggcaccggcaccgcatCAGCTGCAATAGCGGGGGCAAGCCGCCACTGCAGGTCCACGAGCTTGTGAAAAGGGAGGGCCagcgggtgcggctgcggtggatCTACGGTGA is a genomic window containing:
- a CDS encoding 2,3-bisphosphoglycerate-independent phosphoglycerate mutase-like produces the protein MSTVWYLIFVCGTLQRGENNYPYWLADEAEAVFVARARTVSRYPFFVNLLPDHPWCLPCVLDFPDCNVPGCAQVEGEVFSVSAKMKAWLDVLEDISGGTHVSVPTVVEVCEAPSASFRARGGTTAASLKWPAAVDGEAVTVVAALYFRAKGYPDDWSSPTPRSSSRLISKFSAASMLRLYGDRFNGGVPAHLMADGNYAKARAMQTELNALPEAHWPPSTIAYHAAAAKARVAQPDEEHTGATPPPIPCYGAPLFPKPMILFIIDGIGDNTYCELGGRTPLEVVAGVPAVSQCAPSPATEPPTAQSLSVMEGVLADSANAALRETLNEYVTPGINVVSRHGVSGLMDPYMAGKSCGSDTAHLSIFGYPPTMYYRGRGAYEALGAGLELEEEDVAFKCNFSTFADRTEELCGDEDPAMEATALSSTSSAGQYVTHRRCDRDFTVEGPVLCNDLNGTTVAADLHGIPFDYPHVIKMQYATEHRCGVALSGARRVMRADGSTELLGMLSDKITGTDPLMDGRLLLHCKPTVGKGHPEYPAAVYTCRLVEAASAALTRRLKAHPVNEARRQHNRAVAARLANGSGGGGSETMARKNLANLLLFRGAAKKGWVPTFAVRHGLHGLILAPTCIIKGLGICCGLRGEVCRACDPTGQQSLRGATGDYHSNLMVKVRAVLHALRIQCPPSHEAAVTAAVQSKATTALQAGRIIDPHYNFVVVHVKGVDNAGHDKSLQLKLEMLRRSGLAMEALWRELPAGATMAVIADHSTPLGIGDHCCEPVPVSVAVKRTTSEGALSACPTDGVEYYSEVKAASGGLGRFRGEELIPLMKRVHHHYHYV